One window from the genome of Sulfodiicoccus acidiphilus encodes:
- a CDS encoding bifunctional 2-dehydro-3-deoxy-phosphogluconate/2-dehydro-3-deoxy-6-phosphogalactonate aldolase has translation MPDIIVPTVTPFTPEGKVDLEKLKEHVTHLVRKGVDVIFLNGTTGMGPALSPEEKLAVLKSVYDVTNRVIFQVGGLNLYDVVKLARESKDFDIVGVASYPPYYFPRMREDWVLRYFRDLCAASPHPVYLYNYPLATGFDVSPALAKEIGCLKGVKDTTQDLAHPLSLKRVLPDLKVYTGADTLVLPSMASGLDGVVSALGNYAPELLLRVRNLVNDGKLREAVEVQQVIAELIDLSRKYGSLAANYVLVRELQGHDVGVPRPPVYPVVDEARLRSELEPLKRRVESLK, from the coding sequence ATGCCAGACATCATCGTTCCCACGGTAACGCCCTTCACACCTGAGGGGAAGGTAGACCTGGAGAAGCTAAAAGAGCACGTTACACATCTGGTTAGGAAAGGTGTCGACGTAATTTTCCTCAACGGGACCACAGGAATGGGACCTGCTCTCTCACCCGAAGAGAAGCTAGCAGTCCTCAAGTCGGTCTACGACGTCACGAACAGGGTTATCTTTCAGGTAGGTGGTCTGAACCTCTACGACGTTGTAAAGTTGGCCAGGGAGTCCAAGGACTTTGACATAGTTGGAGTGGCCTCTTATCCACCCTACTACTTCCCGAGGATGCGTGAAGACTGGGTACTGAGGTACTTCAGGGATCTGTGCGCTGCCTCGCCTCACCCCGTTTACCTCTATAACTACCCCTTAGCCACTGGTTTCGACGTCTCTCCTGCCTTGGCCAAGGAAATAGGCTGCCTCAAGGGAGTTAAGGACACGACCCAGGACCTCGCACACCCTCTTTCCCTTAAGAGGGTCCTCCCCGACCTAAAGGTGTACACTGGGGCGGACACATTGGTCCTACCCTCCATGGCTTCTGGGTTGGACGGGGTCGTATCGGCCTTAGGCAACTACGCCCCCGAGCTACTCTTGAGGGTCAGGAACTTAGTGAACGATGGAAAGCTTAGGGAGGCCGTTGAGGTTCAGCAGGTCATAGCGGAGCTCATAGACCTCTCCAGGAAGTACGGTTCACTTGCCGCCAACTACGTTCTGGTGAGGGAGCTCCAGGGCCACGACGTTGGAGTACCTAGGCCTCCCGTCTATCCAGTTGTAGACGAGGCGAGGTTGAGGTCGGAGCTCGAGCCCCTGAAGAGGAGGGTTGAGTCCCTGAAATGA
- the kdgK gene encoding bifunctional 2-dehydro-3-deoxygluconokinase/2-dehydro-3-deoxygalactonokinase yields the protein MRVVALGEPLVQLNATSPGPLRYVHMFETHVAGSELNFCVSVVTTGLQCSLLARVGEDEFGKAVIEYGRARGVDVSAVKVDPSPTGVYFIQRHFPVPDRSEVFYYRKDSAGSKLSPEDVDESLVKGARLVHSTGITLAISDSARQAVERAFQLAPRRSVDTNIRPKLWSPERAREALRRVLHGLEFLFVDPVDARIIVGEEDPDAAVRRFREEFSVETVVFKMGERGSRVYVDGKAVAGPSFKVRVEDPIGAGDALAGYFVGLVLQGRSVEEAIRYASAAATLVVTVRGDTEAVPDLKEASRFLNSQELP from the coding sequence ATGAGAGTTGTTGCCCTAGGTGAACCGCTGGTCCAACTCAACGCGACGTCCCCTGGACCTCTTCGCTACGTCCACATGTTCGAGACACATGTGGCGGGATCTGAGCTCAATTTCTGCGTCTCCGTTGTCACCACGGGACTGCAGTGCTCCCTTTTGGCTAGGGTGGGAGAAGACGAATTCGGGAAGGCGGTGATCGAGTACGGCAGGGCTCGGGGTGTCGACGTGAGTGCGGTGAAGGTAGATCCCTCTCCTACCGGTGTCTACTTCATTCAGAGGCACTTCCCGGTCCCTGACAGGAGCGAAGTATTCTACTACAGAAAAGATAGCGCAGGGAGCAAGCTTTCACCTGAGGACGTGGACGAGTCCCTAGTTAAAGGGGCTCGATTGGTCCACTCGACTGGGATAACACTGGCCATCAGCGACTCGGCGAGACAGGCCGTGGAGAGGGCTTTTCAACTGGCCCCCAGGAGGTCTGTCGACACCAATATCAGACCAAAGCTCTGGTCTCCAGAGAGGGCTAGGGAGGCATTGAGAAGGGTTCTACATGGACTTGAGTTCCTCTTCGTCGATCCAGTCGACGCCAGGATAATAGTGGGGGAGGAAGATCCTGACGCCGCAGTGAGGAGGTTTAGGGAGGAGTTCTCGGTGGAGACTGTGGTGTTTAAGATGGGGGAGAGGGGCTCCAGAGTTTACGTAGACGGAAAGGCCGTGGCTGGACCGAGCTTCAAGGTCAGGGTGGAGGACCCCATAGGAGCCGGGGACGCGCTGGCCGGGTATTTCGTTGGGCTTGTCCTTCAAGGAAGATCGGTGGAGGAGGCCATAAGGTACGCCAGTGCCGCGGCGACCCTGGTGGTGACGGTCAGGGGAGACACAGAGGCGGTACCAGACCTCAAGGAGGCCTCGAGGTTCCTAAACTCTCAGGAACTTCCCTGA